One Fusarium poae strain DAOMC 252244 chromosome 4, whole genome shotgun sequence DNA window includes the following coding sequences:
- a CDS encoding hypothetical protein (BUSCO:21464at5125), which yields MSSNPPPPGGGPTPTNNAPPGALNAQPTANNPAQPVPHGANIQAAASNIPQTATNPRPMAIPRAPSRARPSARDELINAPERELQMLTDGLRERLEEAVKREARTDQELEDMGLDPREYDEDEIMNSVPNISVVDYEDLSGPHKRLKFSRAYIDGMFGGVDPYEADKKKDEVNELTLSLKHASLDMISALCINLELAIEIGKHLRPQDIVNLYIASRSFRSAINGHMLSCIRMWIDSKSPEAGKVFHWKLYGKMLIRDPQDRKSAVNDAQHLEARWNSVKLNPKGTRLIPGFRYLKMVLSRECCCREILAMMARMGFLMPESMYGTLLRLWVLMEISTTRQRQLFLRNEKYWTDQHLYNVQFFLVKLAMAFNHPFFHPIKLDMVHLMMGQKGLHPLWQLLMKQRYTNLSELMELKTRYDLRFPRSVWTNILLHDHPKAYNVPLRQVGLGHMEGWGKGFRHLSRPDELLPIEAVYRGLDLEKHISQMVIWGYIDFETGENIVPTEDDMYISDEEEKLGRVDTSYFWQRKHALKKRWNELSPEVQEEIKEDDNDERLRGMAWSTEGQYNWRGEWESASESDSDDDREYDINEEIERGYRLPSLFGKHPKKADANKDDGTREESPLATFGENTEEWNATITELFINSNPQVTRAQWDEAKAWHDYMEDGNSGPYPTGPGHENELTFSQTYAQELAQNQLVIAESRRNENEADDEDEDEDDEDEEYDESDEDEDGESEDEGNDDDLIINGQ from the coding sequence ATGTCTTCCAACCCGCCTCCTCCAGGTGGCGGGCCAACCCCGACGAACAATGCACCCCCTGGTGCCTTGAATGCACAGCCAACTGCCAATAACCCAGCTCAGCCTGTTCCTCATGGTGCTAACATACAAGCAGCAGCTTCCAACATCCCGCAGACTGCTACCAACCCTCGGCCGATGGCTATCCCTCGGGCTCCTTCTCGGGCTCGACCCTCAGCTAGGGATGAGCTTATCAACGCCCCGGAGCGAGAACTACAGATGTTGACTGATGGTCTGCGGGAACGTCTGGAAGAAGCTGTCAAACGTGAAGCTCGAACAGaccaagagcttgaagatATGGGTCTTGACCCTCGAGAGTatgatgaagacgagatCATGAACAGCGTTCCGAATATATCAGTCGTGGATTACGAAGACCTCTCAGGTCCACACAAGAGACTTAAATTCTCTCGAGCTTACATCGATGGCATGTTCGGCGGCGTGGACCCCTACGAAGCtgataaaaagaaagatgAGGTGAATGAGCTTACCCTGAGTCTCAAGCACGCCAGTCTCGATATGATCTCTGCCCTTTGCATCAACCTCGAGCTAGCTATCGAGATTGGTAAGCACCTACGACCACAAGATATCGTCAATCTGTATATTGCTAGTCGATCTTTTCGCTCAGCGATCAATGGCCATATGCTATCCTGCATTCGAATGTGGATTGACAGTAAATCTCCCGAAGCCGGAAAGGTCTTTCACTGGAAGCTCTATGGCAAAATGTTGATCAGAGATCCGCAGGACCGCAAGTCCGCGGTAAACGACGCGCAGCATCTCGAGGCCCGCTGGAACAGCGTAAAGTTGAACCCCAAAGGGACTCGTCTGATCCCTGGCTTCCGGTATCTCAAGATGGTCTTGTCTCGCGAGTGCTGTTGTCGAGAGATTCTCGCCATGATGGCCCGCATGGGCTTCCTCATGCCTGAGTCAATGTACGGCACCTTGCTGCGACTCTGGGTGCTCATGGAGATCTCTACTACTCGCCAGCGACAACTCTTTCTCAGAAATGAGAAGTATTGGACCGATCAGCACCTCTACAACGTGCAATTCTTTCTTGTCAAGCTCGCTATGGCATTTAATCATCCATTCTTCCATCCTATCAAGCTTGACATGGTTCATCTTATGATGGGACAGAAAGGGCTCCATCCCCTGTGGCAGTTACTAATGAAACAGAGATACACGAACCTCTCAGAGCTCATGGAGCTCAAGACACGCTATGACCTGCGTTTCCCCCGAAGTGTTTGGACCAACATCCTACTACACGACCACCCTAAGGCGTACAATGTCCCTCTCAGACAGGTTGGTCTTGGCCACATGGAAGGCTGGGGCAAAGGATTCCGTCACCTTTCACGCCCTGATGAGCTCCTTCCCATCGAAGCGGTCTATCGTGGACTTGATCTCGAAAAGCACATATCCCAGATGGTAATCTGGGGTTACATCGATTTCGAGACAGGAGAGAACATCGTTCCTACAGAAGACGATATGTATATTTCagacgaagaagagaagTTGGGCAGAGTCGACACTTCTTATTTCTGGCAGCGCAAGCATGCTTTGAAGAAGCGCTGGAACGAGCTCTCGCCAGAAGTACAGGAGGAGATCAAAGAAGACGACAACGACGAGCGCTTGCGAGGCATGGCGTGGTCGACAGAAGGCCAGTACAACTGGCGCGGCGAATGGGAGAGCGCTTCCGAGTCCGACTCAGACGACGACCGCGAGTACGATATAAACGAAGAAATTGAACGTGGTTACCGATTACCTTCACTGTTTGGAAAGCATCCAAAGAAGGCCGACGCCAACAAAGACGATGGCACCAGAGAGGAGAGCCCGCTCGCCACGTTTGGAGAAAATACAGAGGAATGGAATGCCACTATTACTGAACTCTTCATCAACTCCAACCCGCAAGTAACCCGTGCACAGTGGGATGAGGCCAAAGCATGGCATGACTACATGGAAGATGGAAACTCGGGCCCTTACCCAACTGGTCCTGGCCATGAAAACGAGTTGACCTTTTCACAAACCTATGCGCAAGAGCTTGCGCAAAACCAGCTTGTTATTGCTGAGTCCAGGCGCAATGAAAACGAAgcggatgacgaggatgaagacgaggatgacgaggacgaggagtaCGACGAAagcgatgaggatgaggatggggAAAGTGAGGACGAGggcaatgatgatgatctcaTCATCAATGGCCAATAA
- the HAT2 gene encoding Histone acetyltransferase type B subunit 2 (BUSCO:20120at5125) has product MAPAQSAEHDMDVDMIHDEEDDQGERLINEEYKTWKKNSPFLYDMILGTALTWPTLTVQWFPDVKKPEGKNYKIHRLLLGTHTSDESPNYLQIADVQIPRTVAPNPDDYDEERGEIGGYGKSGDVAAIKCDIVQRIEHPGEVNKARYQPQNPDILATLCIDGKILIFDRTKHPLDPTSTGKVNAQIELVGHEAEGFGLNWNPHEEGCLASGSEDTTMRLWDLKTLKADSRILNPSRTYRHHTQIVNDVQYHPISKNFIGSVSDDQTLQIVDVRHSETNKAAVVAKRGHLDAINALAFNPNSEVLVATASADKTIGIWDLRNVKEKVHTLEGHNDAVTSLAWHPTEAGILGSASYDRRIIFWDLSRVGEEQLPDDQDDGPPELLFMHGGHTNHLADFSWNPNEPWLVASAAEDNLLQIWKVAESIVGKDDGDLPVDELDR; this is encoded by the exons ATGGCACCTGCTCAGTCCGCCGAGCACGACATGGACG TCGACATGATccatgatgaagaggatgaccAAGGAGAGCGCCTCATTAACGAAG AGTACAAGACATGGAAGAAGAACAGCCCTTTTCTGTACGACATGATTCTAGG TACGGCCCTCACTTGGCCTACCCTCACAGTCCAGTGGTTCCCCGATGTCAAGAAGCCCGAGGGCAAGAACTACAAAATTCACCGCCTCCTGCTTGGCACACATACCTCTGATGAGAGCCCCAACTACCTACAGATCGCCGACGTTCAGATTCCCAGGACAGTGGCGCCTAACCCCGACGACTATGATGAGGAACGAGGCGAGATCGGCGGTTATGGCAAGTCTGGAGATGTCGCCGCCATCAAGTGCGACATTGTTCAGAGGATTGAGCATCCTGGAGAAGTTAACAAGGCCCGATATCAACCTCAGAACCCCGATATCCTTGCGACCCTTTGCATCGACGGCAAGATCCTCATCTTTGATCGAACGAAGCACCCTCTCGACCCTACCTCGACTGGAAAGGTCAATGCCCAAATTGAACTGGTCGGACACGAGGCCGAAGGTTTTGGCTTGAACTGGAACCCTCATGAGGAAGGCTGCTTAGCGTCAGGCAGTGAGGATACTACCATGCGTCTCTG GGACTTGAAGACCCTGAAGGCCGACTCAAGAATTCTCAACCCTTCTCGCACCTACAGGCACCATACCCAGATTGTCAACGATGTACAATACCACCCAATCTCCAAGAACTTTATCGGTTCCGTATCCGACGATCAGACCCTTCAAATTGTGGATGTACGACACAGTGAGACCAACAAGGCAGCAGTTGTCGCTAAGCGCGGCCACCTTGATGCAATCAACGCTCTGGCTTTCAATCCCAACTCGGAGGTGCTTGTGGCTACTGCTTCGGCCGACAAGACAATCGGCATCTGGGATCTCAGAAATGTAAAGGAGAAGGTGCACACTCTGGAGGGCCACAACGATGCTGTCACATCTCTAGCATGGCACCCTACTGAAGCTGGTATCTTGGGAAGTGCCAGTTACGACCGAAGAATCATCTTCTGGGACCTTTCAAGGGTTGGCGAAGAGCAATTGCCCGATGATCAGGATGATGGCCCCCCTGAATT GCTATTTATGCACGGTGGCCACACGAACCATCTTGCTGATTTCAGCTGGAACCCCAATGAGCCCTGGCTCGTGGCAAGTGCTGCGGAAGACAATCTGTTGCAGATCTGGAAGGTAGCCGAGTCCATTGTGGGTAAGGACGACGGCGACTTGCCTGTCGATGAGCTCGACCGATAG